The region AAGCGCCGGCGCAGCCTCTATTGGCTTCACAGGCGTTGATGTAATAGGCGAGGGCGTATCAGTCGGTTCGGCTTCAACAATCGGAAGTTATACGATTAATGCTGTTTCTACGCCAACTCCGACGCCGACGCCAACACCAACCCCGACACAGGAAACAACACTGACCCCAACACCCAAACTAACTCCGGCACCAACACCAGAAACAATAACTCCAAAAAAAGAACAACAGCCATTGCCAGAAATTTTAGTTGTTAAAGGACCGAATCTTCTCCTTGCCACGATTAGCAATTTCATAACCTTGGGCACGGGAAATAATTTTGTCGGCGCAGTCGTTATCTTAATAATCGGTTTGATTATTTATTTGGCTTATTCCTATTTTGCGAAAAAGAAAAAGAAGGGTGGCAAATAATCAAAGCATTCTCCGGATAAAATCAAAAAGGCGGTTATTCAACCGCCTTTTTGATTTAGAGATTTCTTAACTCGGTAGGCAGATATTTTTTGCATTCTTTTTGAATGGTTTCTAACTGCTTTTGGCTGAAGGGTTTGTATTTTTCGTATTTCGGGTTGATTGTTTTTTCGGGCTTGAATTGCTGTAGAAAATATTTTTTAGCGCCTTTTAATTGCTTGGCTATGTCTATAATATCTTTTGATTGGTGTAATTTCGGTATGATTGTGGTTCTGAATTCGTAATCAATTCCGGATTTTTTGATTATTTCAATGCTTTTTTTAATTTTGTTCAGGTTTGTTTTTACACCAGTCGCTTCGTCGTAGCTTTTAGCTTTTAGTTTTAAGTTTTTAGTTGTTAGTGACGCCTTAATGTCCATCGCGACATAATCAATCAATTTTTCATCAATCAAGTTTTTCAACATTTCGGGATTTGAGCCGTTGGTATCAAGCTTTACCGCGTATCCCAGTTTTTTTATTTTTTTTATAAAATCCGGCAGGTTTTTATTTATGGTAGGTTCTCCGCCGCAGATCACCACGCCGTCAAGCAGTCCTTTTCTTTTTTTAAGAAAATCAAAAAAATCTTTTTCAGAAATTTTAGCGTGTTTTTTAATATCTTCGGCTAAAACCAGCTCCGGGTTATAACACCAGGGACAGGCAAAATTACAGCCAACTAAAAAAACCGTGGCCGCGATTTTGCCCGGATAATCTATCAACGTAAGTTTTTGTAAACCGCCGATAAGCATAAAGCTTGGAACATGAATCTTGAATCATGAAACATGAATCTTGGATTTCCGCGTCTTATGTTCCATGCTCCATGATTTATGATTCAAGACGAAGGTCTTCCTTTCGCTAAATTCGAGCTGCTTCCCAACATTAAACTGACTCACGGGACGAAGGTACCCGACTATCCTTGTATAAACCTCGCAGGGCTGTTTAATGGCGCATTTCGGGCAGAGAAAATGTTCTCCGGTTAAATAACCGTGAGTGGGGCAGATGGAGAAAGTGGGGGTTAAAGTGACATAAGGCAGATGAAAATTCTCAAAAACTTTTTTAATCAAATTTTTGGCGGTTTGGGCGTCGGATATTTTTTCACCCAAGAAAAGATGCAAAACAGTGCCGCCGGTGTATTTGGCTTGAATTTCGTCTTGCAGTTTTAAGGCCTCAAAAATATCATCAGTGTGATTAACCGGCAATTGGGTAGAGTTGGTATAGTAAGGTGTTTTTTTTGTGCCGGCCGAAATAATTTCGGGATATTTTTCTTTGTCTTTCTGGGCCAGCCGATAAGCGGTTGATTCCGCCGGGGTGGCTTCTAAGTTATATAAATATCCGGTCTCTTCTTGGTATCGGATTAATCGTTCTCTCATAAAATCCAAAACTTCCAAGGTGAATTTTTTTCCGCTTTTGGAAGATATGTCTTCATTCATAAAATTCAGCAGGGCTTCATTCATTCCCACTAAGCCAATAGTGGAAAAATGATTGGCGTAATAAGCGTTTCTCATTTTTTTCACTCCGGAAAGATAATATTTTGAATAAGGGTACAGACCTTTTTCAATGAAATTTTCAACAGCTTTTCTTTTAATTTCCAAGCTTTCTTTAGCCAAATCCATAACTTCGGCCAATCTTACAAAAAATTCTTTTTTAGTTTTGGAAAGATAGCCGAGCCGGGGCAAATTGACGGTGACGACTCCGATAGAACCGGTCAGGGGATTGGAGCCGAATAAACCGCCGCCCCGCTTGTAAAGCTCGGCATTACTCAAACGCAAACGGCAGCACATACTCCGGACATCTTCGGGTTTCATATCGGATAGGATGAAATTAGAGAAGTAATTTACTCCATATTTAGCCGTGGCTTCCCACATTGGTTTTAAAGACGGGCTGTCCCAGGGGAAATCCTTGGTGATATTGATGGTCGGGATGGGGAAAGTAAAAGGCCTGCCCTTGGCGTCTCCTTCCATCAGGACTTCGTAAAATGCCCGGATTAAAACGTTCATTTCTTCCTGGAAATCCTTATAAGTTTCTTTTTGCGGTTTGCCGCCGATAATCACTGATTGATTGGCCAGGGCCGCTGATGGTGAGACGTCCAAAGTGATATTAGTGAAAGGATTCTGGAAACCAACCCGGGTAGGAATGGCGCAATTGAAAATAAATTCTTGGAGCGCCTGTTTGACTTGCTGATAGTTTAAATTATCGTATCTGATAAAAGGGGCGAGCAGGGTGTCAAAATTAGAAACAGCTTGAGCGCCGGCCGATTCTCCCTGGAGGGTATAAAAGAAATTAACCAGCTGGCCCAAAGCGCTTCGGAAATGCTTGGCCGGCCCGGCTTCCACTTTACTCGCCACGCCGCCGAAACCTTTTATTAAAAGGTCGTATAAATCCCATCCGCAACAATAAGTGGCTAAAGAATCCAAATTATGAATATGAAGGTCGCCGCCCTCCGCCGCTTGCCGGATTTTTTCGGGATAAATTTTGTTAAGCCAATATTTTTTGGTGACGGCGGAAGTGACGTAATGATTCAATCCTTGAAGGGAATAGGCCATATTGGCATTTTCCTTGACCTGCCAATCCAATTCGGAAATATACTGGTCAACCATTTCCACTGATTCATTAATAGCGGTGGAGGCCTCTCTTATTTTCCGGCGTTGTTCCCGGTATAAAATATACGCTTTGGCGGTCTCGGCATAGCCCTCTAAAATTAAAACTTCTTCCACGATATCCTGAATTTCCTCAACGGTGGGAATTTCCGTTTTTTTGAAACGGCGTTGCATCAAAGCGACAACTTTTTCGGAAATTTTTTTGGCTTTTATGCCATCGCCCTGGTCGCTGGCGGTCAACGCTTTAACGATAGCTTTCGTTATTTTTTCCTGTTCAAATTTTACTATCCGGCCGTCTCTCTTTTTGATTTCGTTGGACATGATTTTTTGATAAGTGATTTAGATTTAAAAATATTCTATCACACCCAGTCATTTTTTCCAAAGGCGCGGGGATTGATTTAACCTCTAATTAATTTTATTTTTTTGTGATAAAATGCTTTAGTATGCAAAAGGAAATTCTTAAAAATAAAGGCGAAAAAGTTCTTCTTTTGGGCAATGAAGCGATTGTCCGGGGCGCGTTGGAAGCGGGCGTTCAGTTTATTTCCACTTATCCGGGCACGCCGGCCTCGGAAATCGGCAATATTTTTTATGATTTTTCCCGATTTTCAAAAATAGCAAAGAATTTTTATTTTGAATTTTCGGTTAATGAAAAAATAGCGCTTGAGGCAGGGGCCGGAGCATCGTTCTGCGGTTTACGGAGTTTGGTGGCGATGAAAAATTTCGGCCTGAATGTCGCTTCCGATTTTTTATATCCATTGGTTTACTCGGGCGTCAAAGGGGGATTGGTTATTGTGGTGGCCGATGATCCTTCTTGCTGGAGTTCGGCTCAATCGGAAGACAACAGCCGGGGTCATATTTTAAAAGCCCATATTCCCACTTTGGAACCGTCAACACCGCAGGAATGCAAGGAATTCACAAAATTGGCTTTTGAGCTTTCGGAAAAATTCAAAATTCCGGTGATGATAAGGGAAACCACCAGAGTGGCTCTCCAATCGGGCTTGGTAAATCTCGGCGAGATTAAGAAAGAAAACCGCAAAGCCCAATTCATAAAAAATCCTCGCCAGTTCGTGACTATGCCGCCCCGGGTTTTGGAAATGCACCGGGAATTGCTTGATAAAATTGAAGCCATTAGAGAGAAAGTGTCAGAAAAATCACCTTTGAATTTTGTTGAAGGCCGGCCGGCAAAAATCGGCGTTATCACCTCCGGTGTCGGCTATTTATACGCCGAAGAAGCGCTTAAAGAACTTAAGCTGGAATTACCGATTTTGAAACTGGGATTTTTTTACCCGTTGCCGGAAAAAAAGATAAAGAATTTCATTAAAAATCTTAATCAAGTTTTGATAATTGAAGAGTTAGAGCCGTATTTGGAAAAAGAAGTAGAAAGATTGGCTAAGGAGGGGAACCCCAAATTAAAAATCAACGGCAAAAATTTTTTGCCGGAAGTCGGAGAAATCAAACCCGAGGATGTTATTTCGGCAATTTCAAAATTGAGCGGCAAAAAAACCGAATTTGATTTTAAAAAACACCGAAACGAATTTGAAAAAATAAAATTTCCCGAAAGAAAACCCCGGTTTTGCCAGGGCTGTCCTTACAATTTTGTTTTTTCAACACTCAAAAGAATAGCTCCCAAAAATACCGTTTTCGGAGGAGAAATCGGCTGTTATATGCTGGCTCATTATCCGCCCTACGAAACGCAGGATTATCTTTATTGCATGGGTTCGGATATCTCCATCGCTCACGGAATTGAAAAGGCCGCGAAACAGAAAGTTATCACTTTTGTCGGCGACTCCTCTTTTTTCCACGCCAGTATTCCGGCTTTGATAAATACCGTTTTCAACAAATCCAACCCTCTGATTGTAATATTGGACAACGGAACTACGGCGATGACCGGCCATCAGCCCAATCCGGGCGTTGCCGGACTTAAAATTGAAGAGATTGTCCGGGCTTGCGGCGTGAAAAACGTCAAAATAGTTGACCCGGTTAAAATGAAAGAATTTGAGAATACGGTTAAGGATTTTCTGAAAAAGAAAGAGGTTTCAGTGATTATCGCGAGACACCCATGTCTATTTATAAATAAATAAAAATATGATGCCAATATGCTAATTTTATGCCAATAATGCGAATTGCGAATATACTAATTTAATTCATTCGCAATCTGTAGATTGGCATCACTAATATCATGAAAAATTTCAACATAATAATTATCGGTACCGGCGGGCAGGGGCAGATTACCTTGCTCCAGATTTTAGCCCAAGCGGCCCGGTCGCAGAATTTTGACGTCAAAACCTCCGAGCTTCACGGCCTTTCCCAGAAAGGCGGACCGGTGGAAGTTCATTTGCGGTTTGGCAAAGAAATTTCTTCGCCTCTTATTTCCGAAGGCGAAGCCGATTTAATAATCTCCTTGGAAAAACAGGAATCTTTAAGAGCTTGTTATTACGCTTCAAAACAAGCCAAAACCTCTTTTTTAGTTAATGATTTATTATTGGCGATTCCAAACCAAAAGCCGTGGACCAAAGAAGGAATTTCGGAAACTTTGAAAAAATTTTCCGAGAAAGTTATTTTTGTTCCGGCGGCCGAAATTTGCCGGAAAGAATTCAATACCGCTATCGGCGCCGGCATATTCCTGATTTCTTTAGCCGCATTCAAAAATATTTTGCCGTTAAAACCGGACTCCGTTAAAAAATCCATCCAAAAAAATATTAAAGCCAAATACTTAAATCTTAACTTAAGGATTTTTGAATTAGCCCGAAAGAAAGCAAAAGATTTTGATTTTTAAGCTTGTTTCTACTCCCTAGAAGCCTATTTTTTTCAACGGCTCAACGCGTTGAGCCGTTGAAAATCAAGGAAATCCTCCCCAAAATCGTGGTAGAATAATAAAGAAAATGGCGAAAAAGGAACAAATAAAAAAAGGAGAAATCGTGATTTACAGCGCGCTAAAGGGCGAGGCGCGGGTTGAAGTGCGGCTAGAAAAAGAAACCGTATGGCTTACTTTGAATCAGATAGCCGGAATTTTTAACACTGATAAATCTGGTATCTCGCGGCACATCAGGAATATATACGATTCCGGAGAACTATTAAAAGATTCAACTGTTGCAAAAATTGCAACAGTTCAAAAAGAGGGGAATCGCCAAATAGAACGGGAAATAGAGTATTATAATCTCGACATAATTTTATCAGTCGGCTATCGCGTTAATTCCAAGCGCGCGACGCAATTTCGTATTTGGGCCACAAAAACTCTCAAAAATTATCTCGTTAAGGGCTATGCAATAAATGAAAAGCGACTTTTGGAAACAAAAGAAAAATTTAACGAATTACAAACCGCCATCGTATTTTTGCAAGAAAAATCAAAAAAAGAATTACTCAAAGGCCAAGAAGGAGAACTTTTGAGTCTGCTTTCCGGTTATGCCAAGACACTGACTTTATTGGGAGAATATGATAAAGGAAAACTAAAAGAAGTCAAAGGCAAGAAAGCGACTTTTATTTTGACTTATGAAAATTGTTTGCGCGTTATCGCAGAATTAAAAAAAGAATTGGCGGCTAAAAAAGAAGCGGGTGATTTGTTTGGCCAAGAAAGAGACGGCAGTTTTGAGGGCATCATTCGCGGTTTGTATCAATCATTTGGCGGTAAAAAATTATATCCAAGCATAGAAGATAAAGCGGCGCACCTTTTGTACTTTATTATCAAAGACCATCCATTTTCTGATGGCAACAAGCGAAGCGGCGCGTTTTTGTTTGTTTATTTTTTGGATAAAAATGATTTTCTTTACAAAAAGAACGGAGAAAGAAAAATAAATGATAACGCTTTAGTTGCCTTAGCGCTTTTGATTGCAGAAAGTAATCCAAAAGAAAAAGACGTGATGATAAAAATCATTTTGAATTTACTCGCGGAATAGTATGTTAAAAACTACGGCTCAACGGAAATCACGGTTGAGCCGTTGAAAATTTTGGTTTTCTAAAGCAAGCTTAATTTAATAGCTTACTCTATTTCGTATTTCAAAATCATCGTTACTGACACTTCTTGAGAGCCGGCTTCTATGGCAGGGGGGGCGCTCGGAGTAGCCGACTCGTCGCTGATTCCCATACCAGCCGCTTTCGTCGCATAGTTGTAATACACAGGCGTTGCGCTTTCTTCAATTGAAAGTAATCTTCCCAATTTAAATCCTCCGGCTTTAGCTACGGAAATTGCTCTTACTTTGGCTTTGGTAATAGCTTCGTTTCTGGCCTGGTCCTGAACTAACGTGGCATCATCAATAGCGAAGGAAAGAGAGGAAACTTCATTGGCGCCGTTTTTGACAACTCCCGCCAAAATATCGCCAATTTTTTCGAAGTTCCTTATTTTTACCGAAACCGTTTGGCTGACGGTATAGCCCACGATTTCTGCCGGAGGACAAGGCGTTACGCCATTGTCGCGGACCGGACAGCTGAAATATTGATAGCGCGGGGTTAAGCTGTAATTTGTGGTTTTGATATCCTTAGCTTCAACGCCGTTGGATTTAGCAAAATCAATAGCCTGGTTAACTTTTTTGGTGTTTTCGGTTTGCAAATCGGCGATATTTAAACCGCCTTCGGTTTTAACGCCAAAAGTGAATTGGGCCACATCCGGCACCGCTACCACTTTACCTTCGGCCGAAACCGAGAAACTGCGGAATGAGGACGGCTGAATTGATCTGGAATAAGTTTTAACATAACTTACCGTTGCGTAAGCCATAAATAATAAGACGACAATAATGGCGACCCCTAAATAATTTTTTATTTTATTGTTCATATTATTTATTATAGCAAATTTTTTTAAAAAAATAATACCGCCCCGATTTTTATCGGGGCGGTATTTCTAGATTTGCGTCTTACCGACGAAAATCTCTGCGAGGGGGTCTGCGTTTGGCGTAGCATTCCCGGCAATAGACACTTGAACCGTCACGCGGCTCAAATGGCAATTCAGTTATTGGAGTGCCGCAATCGGCGCATTTCCAATTTCCTTGGATCATTTGCCGCTTGAAACCACCCTCTCTGTCGTTGTTGAAATCCACGATAAATTAAATTAACAATTTTCAATTTAACTCAAATATCTTGAAAATATTCTATGTTAATTTCTACTTCTTGTTAATTACTAGGGTTTATATTATACGACCTTTTCCTTTTTATACACCTGATATGATTTTTAGTCAACCATTCGTTATTCGCTTTGTTGAAGCGTTTCAGTGAAGATGCGCGTTATTGACCCTAAGAAAGATTCCAGATTCAGAAAACCGCTGGGCGGAGGAGTGGTATTAGCCGGCGGCGGAGTAGTCGGGGTTGACGGGGGAGCGATATTGCCTGCCGGCGGTTGCTGATTCACCGTGGGCGTCATTCCCTCCGGCGGGTTTGTCATTCCCTGCTGGGGTTGCTGTCCTTGCGGGGGCATGTTTTGTTGAGTCGGCGGCTGTTGATTGCCAGTTGGCTGCTGCTGTTGTTGTGTTTGTATTTGTCCTTGTTGTCCAGGTTGAAAATTTTTACATTCATCAGGATTAGAAGAGCAGTATTTTTGGCATTCCTCCGGCCCTTTACATCCTCCAGGACCCGCCTGTTGCGTCATTATTTGTCCGCCGGGATTAACTGCGCCTGGACCAGGTTGAAATTTATCTTCCGGTTGACCTTGCTGATTCTGTCCAGGCTGTCCCTGCTGATTATTTTGCTGATAATTACCACACTTCGCCGTCGAATCTGCAGGACAAACCGGCTTTCCATCCGAACCTACTTTAGCCGATGTTATAAATTTTCCAGATCCATCAACACAGGCCAACGCCGTCGGATTCCCATTTCCATCAGAGCTACACATATCTGCCCATGGTTGAATTTGCTGATTTTGTTGATTTTGATTTTGTTGATCCTGACCGTTTTGAGGCCCACCCTGGCCTTGTTGGGGGCCGCCCGGCTGTCCCATGCCTTTTTCAAAACAAGTTCGCATTTGGTTTCCTATTTCTCTGGGCGGCATAACCGTGCCGCTTTTGAATTTTTCCATTATATCGGTTCCAAGTTGGGAATTAAGGCATTCAAGCACGGCCTGTGGCGCTTGATTTAAAGTTTCTTTAAATTGTTGTTTGCCTTGTTCCATTTGTTTTAAATCTGCTTCCGGTATCATCCCGTTTTCTTTACCAAAATTAAAGCAGGTTTCTTGATTGTTGGGATTATTGCAAAAAGTATCGCATTCGTTTTTGCTTTTACAGCCGCCCGGCCCCTTGCCTCCGGTTTTGCGAACCATAACCGCGTCTTCTTTACTTATAAACCCGGCCGCTTCGGCAAATTTAGTACATTCTTCAAAATGGGCGTCTTGCGAGCAATAAGCGTCGCACGCTTCTTTCCCCTTACAAGCCGGCGGCTTTATTCCTTGTTTTATGGCCGCAAGCATCTTTTGAGAATCGGCTTTTTCTTGGTCGGTCATAAAACCGGCTTCTATGGCGAAATTCGTACAAACTTCCATATTATTAGGTTCGCCGCAGTATTGGTCGCACGCTTCTTTGCCTTTACAGGGCGGCGGTTTCACGCCTCTTTTTAAAGCCGCCAGCATTTTTTGAGAATCTTCAAGTTCTTTGCCCTGGATAAAACCCGCTTCCACGCCGAAAGTCACGCATTTCTCCATATTATTCGGGTCTTCGCAATAAGAATCGCATTCTTTTTTATTTTTACAGGGCGGCGGTTTCACGCCTCTGGCGATGGCCGCCTGGACTTGCTTGGCTTGCGCCAAATTTTTCGGCGGCATTAAATTATTTTTTTCCGCGTAAGAAACGCATTCATCAATATGGCTGATGTTATCGCAATATGTTTCGCAGGCGTCTTTGCCGGCGCAGCCGCCGGGACCCTTGCTCCCTGACGCCACGAATTTTTTAGCCGTATCAATTTCGTCTTTAGACATCAAATTATTTTTTTCGGCAAAACTGACGCAGGCCTCTGTGTTTTCCGGTTTATCGCAATAAGTTTTACAGGATGTTTTGTCCTGGCAATTGCCCAATTCTTTGACCGGATATTGGATATCCGCCGCTCCGGTAGGTTCTTGGGCGAATACTTGGTTCGTTAAAACGAGTGAACCGATTATTATAAAACTCAAAATAATAAAATTCAGGTATTTTGTTTTCATATTATTCAAAAGGATTGGTTTTAATATTTGTAAAAGGATTGGCTTTGTCGGCCGGGTTGATGTCTGGTTTGCTTTCCAGGGGATTTGCTCCTATTGAAGGTAGGGTGCCTTGACTCGCACTTTCAGTGATTTTTTGGGCAGCTTCTCCGGCTCCTTGCAGGGCTTTTTCTTCAGCGCTAGCTCCCGTTTTGGATTTTCTCCAATTATTCCAGTAGAAATAACCGCCGACTCCCAACCCAATTAATAAAACGGCCGCTATTAATAATAAAAGTGTTTTTTTGTTCATATCTAGTTAACCCAACTCCGACATTTTCCAGACATATCAAAGTTGATAATTAATATTTTTTATTTGATTAATATTGACCTTTTGCCCAGTACTTCTTGTTCGCCAAGAATCAGCGAATCATTGAAGCTGAGTTACCGAGTATATTTTAATTATAACATATTTAAATTATTTCAGAGATTCTGATTTCTAAGGTATAATAAAAATTAATATGGTCAGCTTTTACCGCGATTCTATTCTGCTCGCGATTCTGTCCCAATTAACTATATTCCAGAAGGCCTCAATAAATTTTGCCCGGTCGTTTTTGTAATCAAGATAATAAGCGTGTTCAAAAACGTCTAAAACCATCAAAATTTTAAAACCCGGATAAACATTAACATTATGTTTTTCTATCTGCATCGGAATCAGCCTTTGGGTTTGGCTGCAAAATGCCAAAGCCGCCCAACCCGAGCCCTCAACCGAAGCGGCGGTCTGCGTGAATTCCTTTTTGAATCTTTCAAAACCGCCGAATTCATTTTTTATCAAATCAGCTAGATTTCCTTTGGGCTCTCCGCCGCCTTTGCCCGCCTGCGCAGGCAGGTCACTAAGCGCTAAATTTTCCCAGAATAACGAGTGGAGCAGATGG is a window of bacterium DNA encoding:
- a CDS encoding anaerobic ribonucleoside-triphosphate reductase activating protein — translated: MLIGGLQKLTLIDYPGKIAATVFLVGCNFACPWCYNPELVLAEDIKKHAKISEKDFFDFLKKRKGLLDGVVICGGEPTINKNLPDFIKKIKKLGYAVKLDTNGSNPEMLKNLIDEKLIDYVAMDIKASLTTKNLKLKAKSYDEATGVKTNLNKIKKSIEIIKKSGIDYEFRTTIIPKLHQSKDIIDIAKQLKGAKKYFLQQFKPEKTINPKYEKYKPFSQKQLETIQKECKKYLPTELRNL
- a CDS encoding ribonucleoside triphosphate reductase — encoded protein: MSNEIKKRDGRIVKFEQEKITKAIVKALTASDQGDGIKAKKISEKVVALMQRRFKKTEIPTVEEIQDIVEEVLILEGYAETAKAYILYREQRRKIREASTAINESVEMVDQYISELDWQVKENANMAYSLQGLNHYVTSAVTKKYWLNKIYPEKIRQAAEGGDLHIHNLDSLATYCCGWDLYDLLIKGFGGVASKVEAGPAKHFRSALGQLVNFFYTLQGESAGAQAVSNFDTLLAPFIRYDNLNYQQVKQALQEFIFNCAIPTRVGFQNPFTNITLDVSPSAALANQSVIIGGKPQKETYKDFQEEMNVLIRAFYEVLMEGDAKGRPFTFPIPTINITKDFPWDSPSLKPMWEATAKYGVNYFSNFILSDMKPEDVRSMCCRLRLSNAELYKRGGGLFGSNPLTGSIGVVTVNLPRLGYLSKTKKEFFVRLAEVMDLAKESLEIKRKAVENFIEKGLYPYSKYYLSGVKKMRNAYYANHFSTIGLVGMNEALLNFMNEDISSKSGKKFTLEVLDFMRERLIRYQEETGYLYNLEATPAESTAYRLAQKDKEKYPEIISAGTKKTPYYTNSTQLPVNHTDDIFEALKLQDEIQAKYTGGTVLHLFLGEKISDAQTAKNLIKKVFENFHLPYVTLTPTFSICPTHGYLTGEHFLCPKCAIKQPCEVYTRIVGYLRPVSQFNVGKQLEFSERKTFVLNHKSWSMEHKTRKSKIHVS
- a CDS encoding thiamine pyrophosphate-dependent enzyme; translated protein: MQKEILKNKGEKVLLLGNEAIVRGALEAGVQFISTYPGTPASEIGNIFYDFSRFSKIAKNFYFEFSVNEKIALEAGAGASFCGLRSLVAMKNFGLNVASDFLYPLVYSGVKGGLVIVVADDPSCWSSAQSEDNSRGHILKAHIPTLEPSTPQECKEFTKLAFELSEKFKIPVMIRETTRVALQSGLVNLGEIKKENRKAQFIKNPRQFVTMPPRVLEMHRELLDKIEAIREKVSEKSPLNFVEGRPAKIGVITSGVGYLYAEEALKELKLELPILKLGFFYPLPEKKIKNFIKNLNQVLIIEELEPYLEKEVERLAKEGNPKLKINGKNFLPEVGEIKPEDVISAISKLSGKKTEFDFKKHRNEFEKIKFPERKPRFCQGCPYNFVFSTLKRIAPKNTVFGGEIGCYMLAHYPPYETQDYLYCMGSDISIAHGIEKAAKQKVITFVGDSSFFHASIPALINTVFNKSNPLIVILDNGTTAMTGHQPNPGVAGLKIEEIVRACGVKNVKIVDPVKMKEFENTVKDFLKKKEVSVIIARHPCLFINK
- a CDS encoding 2-oxoacid:acceptor oxidoreductase family protein, translated to MKNFNIIIIGTGGQGQITLLQILAQAARSQNFDVKTSELHGLSQKGGPVEVHLRFGKEISSPLISEGEADLIISLEKQESLRACYYASKQAKTSFLVNDLLLAIPNQKPWTKEGISETLKKFSEKVIFVPAAEICRKEFNTAIGAGIFLISLAAFKNILPLKPDSVKKSIQKNIKAKYLNLNLRIFELARKKAKDFDF
- a CDS encoding virulence protein RhuM/Fic/DOC family protein → MAKKEQIKKGEIVIYSALKGEARVEVRLEKETVWLTLNQIAGIFNTDKSGISRHIRNIYDSGELLKDSTVAKIATVQKEGNRQIEREIEYYNLDIILSVGYRVNSKRATQFRIWATKTLKNYLVKGYAINEKRLLETKEKFNELQTAIVFLQEKSKKELLKGQEGELLSLLSGYAKTLTLLGEYDKGKLKEVKGKKATFILTYENCLRVIAELKKELAAKKEAGDLFGQERDGSFEGIIRGLYQSFGGKKLYPSIEDKAAHLLYFIIKDHPFSDGNKRSGAFLFVYFLDKNDFLYKKNGERKINDNALVALALLIAESNPKEKDVMIKIILNLLAE
- a CDS encoding SIMPL domain-containing protein (The SIMPL domain is named for its presence in mouse protein SIMPL (signalling molecule that associates with mouse pelle-like kinase). Bacterial member BP26, from Brucella, was shown to assemble into a channel-like structure, while YggE from E. coli has been associated with resistance to oxidative stress.) produces the protein MNNKIKNYLGVAIIVVLLFMAYATVSYVKTYSRSIQPSSFRSFSVSAEGKVVAVPDVAQFTFGVKTEGGLNIADLQTENTKKVNQAIDFAKSNGVEAKDIKTTNYSLTPRYQYFSCPVRDNGVTPCPPAEIVGYTVSQTVSVKIRNFEKIGDILAGVVKNGANEVSSLSFAIDDATLVQDQARNEAITKAKVRAISVAKAGGFKLGRLLSIEESATPVYYNYATKAAGMGISDESATPSAPPAIEAGSQEVSVTMILKYEIE
- a CDS encoding superoxide dismutase encodes the protein MVSTKFYTLPELPYDYKDLEPYISEQQLTIHHQKHHQAYVNGANAILEKIDKARKENADLDMKSTLKELSFNIGGHLLHSLFWENLALSDLPAQAGKGGGEPKGNLADLIKNEFGGFERFKKEFTQTAASVEGSGWAALAFCSQTQRLIPMQIEKHNVNVYPGFKILMVLDVFEHAYYLDYKNDRAKFIEAFWNIVNWDRIASRIESR